In Morganella morganii, the following are encoded in one genomic region:
- the nadD gene encoding nicotinate-nucleotide adenylyltransferase, whose amino-acid sequence MTNNADNRILALYGGTFDPIHQAHINTVKAMASEAGLEQVILLPNNVPPHRPQPKADAKQRLMMAQLAVSGDPLFLVDDRELRRDALSYTVETLRQYRAEIGSRRPLAFIIGQDSLLTIDTWHEWDKILTLCHILVCKRPGYSLDFPSERLADWFVQHLVTTPESLHKRPCGYIFLADTPLFPISATNIRERLKNGEDCSDQLAPAVQDYILAQGLYR is encoded by the coding sequence ATGACGAACAACGCGGATAACCGGATTCTGGCGCTGTACGGCGGCACATTTGACCCGATCCACCAGGCACACATTAATACCGTGAAAGCCATGGCATCGGAAGCCGGTCTGGAACAGGTGATTTTACTGCCGAACAATGTCCCGCCGCACCGTCCGCAGCCGAAAGCGGATGCAAAACAGCGGCTGATGATGGCACAACTGGCCGTCAGCGGAGACCCGCTGTTTCTGGTGGACGACCGCGAACTGCGCCGCGATGCCCTCTCCTATACGGTGGAAACACTGCGTCAGTACCGGGCTGAGATTGGTTCACGGCGGCCGCTGGCTTTTATCATTGGTCAGGATTCCCTGCTCACGATTGATACCTGGCATGAATGGGACAAGATTCTGACCCTGTGCCATATTCTGGTCTGCAAACGGCCGGGATATTCACTCGATTTTCCGTCCGAACGGCTGGCTGACTGGTTTGTGCAGCATCTGGTCACTACGCCGGAAAGCCTGCACAAACGACCGTGCGGTTATATTTTCCTGGCTGATACCCCTCTGTTTCCGATTTCCGCCACCAATATCCGCGAACGGCTGAAAAACGGCGAGGACTGCAGCGATCAGCTGGCCCCCGCCGTTCAGGACTACATTCTGGCACAGGGACTGTACCGCTGA